Proteins encoded in a region of the Synechococcus sp. BIOS-U3-1 genome:
- a CDS encoding pyruvate kinase — protein MVCKIVVTVGPGSLSAESLRGMVEAGAEDFRINLSHSDSTSLAKYYDILLDNNILPCIDTQGAQLRLIGFRISTPVLQIGTILSVFFGQHVPEHFQGDFLLVNHPEVVSQISAGDILKVDFGGLALRVCHQTDGLAFNMEVVASGKILLNRAIDVSGKDLKMNCLTLFDRKAIQYSISRGCKKIYASFISSAEDVLEVRSLVPGDIPIVSKIETRLALANLHDVLEVSDAILVDRGDLSRSITIPMVPMAVNNVLKVASAFQKPVYIATNILDSMMDSPVPSRAEISDLFNLLERGVSGIVLAAEAAIGKHPVPSVALTKYIIDIYKLQKDGLLGLAELPLPAPSLVGNELYQWL, from the coding sequence ATGGTTTGCAAGATTGTTGTAACTGTTGGCCCTGGGTCTCTTAGTGCTGAATCGCTAAGAGGAATGGTTGAGGCTGGTGCAGAAGATTTCAGGATTAATCTTTCACACTCTGACTCAACGTCTTTGGCCAAATATTATGATATTCTGCTCGATAATAATATTTTACCTTGTATAGATACCCAGGGAGCTCAGCTCCGATTGATTGGTTTCCGTATCTCTACTCCTGTTTTACAGATCGGGACCATTTTGTCTGTATTCTTTGGTCAGCATGTTCCTGAGCATTTTCAAGGAGATTTTTTATTAGTTAATCATCCAGAAGTTGTTTCTCAAATTTCTGCTGGCGACATACTAAAAGTTGACTTTGGTGGTCTTGCTCTAAGGGTTTGCCACCAGACAGATGGCTTAGCTTTCAATATGGAAGTTGTTGCATCTGGAAAGATTCTATTGAATAGAGCTATTGATGTATCTGGTAAAGATTTGAAGATGAATTGTTTGACTCTATTTGATAGAAAGGCTATTCAATATTCAATTTCTCGGGGTTGCAAGAAAATCTATGCTTCCTTTATTTCTTCTGCAGAAGATGTTTTAGAGGTTAGATCTTTGGTCCCTGGGGATATTCCAATTGTTTCAAAGATAGAGACAAGGCTGGCACTTGCAAATTTGCACGATGTACTGGAGGTCTCGGACGCTATTCTCGTCGACAGAGGCGATTTGAGCCGAAGCATTACTATTCCAATGGTGCCTATGGCAGTTAACAATGTATTGAAAGTAGCCTCAGCCTTCCAAAAGCCTGTCTACATAGCAACTAATATCCTTGATAGCATGATGGATTCGCCTGTTCCTTCGCGCGCTGAGATATCGGACTTGTTTAATCTGCTGGAAAGAGGTGTTAGTGGAATTGTGTTAGCTGCCGAAGCTGCAATTGGGAAACATCCAGTACCGTCAGTTGCGTTAACTAAATACATAATAGACATTTATAAGCTTCAAAAAGACGGATTGCTTGGATTGGCTGAGCTCCCCTTGCCGGCTCCTTCTTTGGTCGGTAATGAGCTGTATCAATGGCTTTGA